Proteins encoded within one genomic window of Longimicrobium sp.:
- a CDS encoding serine hydrolase, translating to MLRTTRLIAAVLLPLAMTIACATVPARAATPRAGAAPADTTQLRRALEEVMRGYPGVAGVSVLNLATGEHLSIRGDETFPTASLIKVAVLVTLMDEVRRGNLRLEERTAMIARDRVGGSGVLQYVQSGLQPTLGDLAWLMITISDNTATNLLLDKLNVKTVWDKMDSLSLHHTRIHSKTFLRSTSIAVDSSVKYGLGVTTPNETARLFELLYRGRAVSPALDSAAVEMLRGNQDATKLARWLPDTIPVAHKTGEVDQSRNDCGILYGPDAPVVVCAMTRENRDTSYAPDNPANLLLARIGLTVFRHYNPSVRMPDPPGR from the coding sequence ATGCTCCGAACCACGCGCCTGATCGCCGCCGTGCTGCTGCCGCTGGCGATGACGATTGCGTGCGCCACCGTTCCCGCGCGCGCGGCCACCCCCCGCGCCGGCGCCGCGCCCGCGGACACGACGCAGCTTCGCCGCGCGCTGGAGGAGGTGATGCGCGGCTACCCGGGCGTGGCCGGCGTGAGCGTGCTGAACCTGGCGACGGGCGAGCACCTCTCCATCCGTGGTGACGAGACGTTCCCGACGGCGTCGCTGATCAAGGTGGCGGTGCTGGTGACGCTGATGGACGAGGTGAGGCGCGGCAACCTGCGGCTGGAGGAGCGCACGGCGATGATCGCGCGCGACCGGGTGGGCGGCTCGGGCGTGCTGCAGTACGTGCAGTCGGGGCTGCAGCCCACGCTGGGCGACCTGGCGTGGCTGATGATCACCATCTCCGACAACACCGCGACGAACCTGCTGCTCGACAAGCTCAACGTGAAGACGGTGTGGGACAAGATGGACTCGCTGTCGCTGCACCACACCCGCATCCACTCCAAGACCTTTTTGCGCTCCACCTCCATCGCGGTGGACTCGTCGGTGAAGTACGGGCTGGGTGTGACCACGCCGAACGAGACCGCGCGCCTGTTCGAGCTGCTGTACCGCGGCCGCGCGGTGTCGCCCGCGCTGGACTCGGCGGCGGTGGAGATGCTGCGCGGCAACCAGGACGCCACCAAGCTGGCCCGCTGGCTCCCCGACACCATCCCCGTGGCCCACAAGACCGGCGAGGTGGACCAGTCGCGCAACGACTGCGGCATCCTGTACGGGCCCGATGCGCCAGTCGTCGTCTGCGCCATGACGCGCGAGAACCGCGACACCTCGTACGCCCCCGACAACCCCGCCAACCTCCTCCTCGCGCGCATCGGGCTGACGGTGTTCCGACACTACAATCCGTCGGTGCGCATGCCGGATCCGCCGGGGAGATAG
- a CDS encoding cytochrome ubiquinol oxidase subunit I — MAMETLAAARAQMEVSLAFHMVFAALGIGMPALMAASEALWLRTGRAEYRDLARKWAKATALTFAIGAVSGTALSFELGLLWPRFMAMAGGIVGPAFALEGYAFFLEAIFLGLYLYGWDRLSPRAHLWTGVGVGVSGMISGILVVAANAWMQEPAGARFVAGQAVDVHALAPFLSPAWPQMALHSTLSCYIATGFAAAGVYALGMLRGRRDAYHRAGLTLALALGTAAALLQPLSGDISAKHIARSQPAKLAAAEAHFETQRGAPIIVGGVPDAEARTVRGAIRIPRLLSFLATERFDGEVKGLNDFPREQWPNVLVTHTAFDVMVGSAFAMIGLGIWFWFVRWRKCEPGRWLLRALVAGSPLGIVALEAGWIVTEVGRQPWIVRGVMLTRDGVTPVGGVAATFFGFSLLYLVLGTALALLLRRLATGAPLAFATKPAADAEVAHAR; from the coding sequence ATGGCGATGGAGACGCTGGCGGCGGCACGGGCGCAGATGGAGGTCTCGCTCGCGTTCCACATGGTCTTCGCGGCGCTGGGGATCGGGATGCCGGCGCTGATGGCGGCCTCCGAGGCGCTCTGGCTGCGCACCGGCCGCGCCGAGTACCGCGACCTGGCGCGCAAGTGGGCCAAGGCGACGGCGCTCACCTTCGCCATCGGCGCGGTGTCGGGGACGGCGCTGTCGTTCGAGCTGGGGCTGCTGTGGCCGCGCTTCATGGCGATGGCGGGCGGCATCGTGGGCCCCGCCTTCGCGCTGGAGGGCTACGCCTTCTTCCTCGAGGCCATCTTCCTGGGCCTCTACCTCTACGGCTGGGACCGCCTTTCCCCCCGCGCGCACCTGTGGACGGGCGTGGGCGTGGGCGTGAGCGGGATGATCTCCGGCATCCTCGTGGTCGCGGCGAACGCGTGGATGCAGGAGCCGGCGGGCGCGCGCTTCGTGGCGGGGCAGGCCGTGGACGTGCACGCGCTGGCGCCGTTCCTGAGCCCCGCGTGGCCGCAGATGGCGCTGCACTCCACGCTCAGCTGCTACATCGCCACCGGCTTCGCGGCCGCGGGGGTGTACGCGCTGGGGATGCTGCGCGGGCGGCGCGACGCCTACCACCGCGCGGGGCTCACGCTGGCGCTGGCGCTCGGCACCGCCGCCGCGCTCCTGCAGCCGCTGAGCGGCGACATCAGCGCGAAGCACATTGCCCGCAGCCAGCCCGCCAAGCTCGCCGCCGCCGAGGCGCACTTCGAGACGCAGCGCGGCGCGCCCATCATCGTCGGCGGGGTGCCGGACGCGGAGGCGCGGACGGTCCGCGGCGCGATCAGGATCCCCAGGCTCCTCAGCTTCCTGGCGACGGAGCGGTTCGACGGGGAGGTGAAGGGGCTGAACGACTTCCCGCGCGAGCAGTGGCCGAACGTGCTGGTCACCCACACCGCGTTCGACGTGATGGTGGGGAGCGCGTTCGCGATGATCGGGCTGGGGATCTGGTTCTGGTTCGTTCGATGGCGGAAGTGCGAGCCGGGGCGCTGGCTGCTGCGCGCGCTGGTCGCTGGATCGCCGCTGGGGATCGTGGCGCTGGAGGCGGGATGGATCGTCACCGAGGTCGGCCGCCAGCCGTGGATCGTCCGCGGGGTGATGCTGACGCGCGACGGGGTGACGCCGGTGGGCGGCGTGGCGGCGACCTTCTTCGGCTTCTCGCTCCTCTACCTGGTGCTGGGGACGGCGCTGGCGCTCCTGCTGAGGAGATTGGCGACCGGCGCGCCGCTCGCCTTCGCGACGAAGCCGGCGGCGGACGCGGAGGTGGCGCATGCCCGCTGA
- a CDS encoding cytochrome d ubiquinol oxidase subunit II, which produces MPADLAAGLALVALIAYAVLAGADFGGGIWDALARAPRRDEQRDAIAHAMGPVWEANHVWLIFVVVLLFSCFPAAYAALSIALFAPFHLVLLGIILRGAAFVFRAYSPQSIRRPGRPGRAARRWGAVFGAASVITPVLLGMCLGAVSAGNLRVAGGQVEIEGVAPWLRPLSLAMGGFALAVCAYLAAVYLANETAGALREDFRRRALAAGTAVVAMSALMLPLLAVEAPHLWHGLLSARAAPVLAVGVAAALLSGWALWRRRPRLARAATIAQTACLLAGWGIAQHPFIIYPDVTVHGAAAHEATLRFVLWSTPFGMALLLPALWWLFRVFKGPVTG; this is translated from the coding sequence ATGCCCGCTGACCTGGCGGCGGGGCTCGCCCTCGTGGCGCTGATCGCCTACGCGGTGCTGGCGGGCGCGGACTTCGGCGGGGGCATATGGGACGCGCTGGCGCGCGCGCCGCGCCGCGACGAGCAGCGCGACGCCATCGCCCACGCCATGGGCCCGGTGTGGGAGGCCAACCACGTGTGGCTGATCTTCGTGGTCGTCCTCCTCTTCTCCTGCTTTCCCGCGGCATACGCGGCGCTCTCCATCGCCCTCTTCGCCCCGTTCCACCTGGTGCTGCTGGGAATCATCCTGCGCGGCGCGGCGTTCGTGTTCCGCGCGTACTCGCCGCAGAGCATTCGCAGGCCCGGGCGGCCGGGGCGCGCGGCGCGGCGGTGGGGAGCGGTGTTCGGCGCGGCCAGCGTCATCACCCCCGTGCTGCTGGGGATGTGCCTGGGCGCGGTCAGCGCCGGCAACCTGCGCGTGGCCGGGGGGCAGGTGGAGATCGAGGGCGTGGCGCCGTGGCTGCGGCCGCTGTCGCTGGCGATGGGCGGCTTCGCGCTGGCGGTGTGCGCGTACCTGGCCGCCGTGTACCTGGCGAACGAGACGGCGGGCGCGCTGCGCGAGGACTTCCGCCGCCGCGCGCTGGCCGCCGGGACCGCGGTGGTGGCGATGAGCGCGCTGATGCTGCCGCTGCTGGCCGTCGAGGCGCCGCACCTGTGGCACGGGCTGCTGAGCGCGCGCGCCGCGCCGGTGCTGGCCGTCGGCGTGGCCGCCGCGCTGCTGAGCGGATGGGCGCTCTGGCGCCGCCGCCCGCGCCTCGCCCGCGCGGCGACGATCGCGCAGACGGCCTGTCTCCTGGCGGGATGGGGGATCGCGCAGCACCCGTTCATCATCTACCCGGACGTGACGGTGCACGGCGCGGCGGCACACGAGGCCACGCTGCGCTTCGTGCTGTGGTCCACGCCGTTCGGGATGGCGCTGCTGCTGCCGGCGCTGTGGTGGCTGTTCCGGGTGTTCAAGGGCCCGGTGACGGGGTAA
- the arsS gene encoding arsenosugar biosynthesis radical SAM (seleno)protein ArsS (Some members of this family are selenoproteins.), with protein sequence MSLTAHRVLPTLHKRHLPLASAAEQRAMLARVPVCGFGDALAGAEMLPLRATGIEILQLNVGRKCNQTCRHCHVDAGPDRTEMMPDAVVDRCLEIIESTDIPTVDITGGAPELHRRWREIVVRARAAGKHVMDRCNLTITLLPNYAYLPAFFAEHGVHVVASLPHYRQKNTDTQRGDGVFEESVTALRRLNALGYGKPGTGLVLDLVTNPVGTFLPGNQKALEAEWKRQMLRLYGVEFNALYTITNMPISRFLQFLEESGQLGEYMERLATAFNPAAAAGVMCRNTLSVGWDGTLYDCDFNQMLEMPVHPRAPRTVFDFDADALNRREIVLGPHCFGCTAGAGSSCGGATV encoded by the coding sequence ATGTCGCTAACCGCCCACCGCGTCCTCCCGACGCTCCACAAACGCCATCTCCCGCTCGCCTCCGCGGCCGAGCAGCGGGCGATGCTGGCGCGCGTGCCCGTGTGCGGGTTCGGCGACGCGCTGGCGGGCGCGGAGATGCTGCCGCTGCGGGCGACGGGGATCGAGATCCTGCAGCTGAACGTGGGCCGCAAGTGCAACCAGACCTGCCGCCACTGCCACGTGGACGCCGGCCCGGACCGCACGGAGATGATGCCCGACGCGGTGGTGGACCGCTGCCTGGAGATCATCGAGAGCACCGACATCCCCACCGTCGACATCACCGGCGGGGCGCCGGAGCTGCACCGCCGCTGGCGCGAGATCGTGGTCCGCGCGCGCGCCGCGGGCAAGCACGTGATGGACCGCTGCAACCTCACCATCACCCTGCTTCCCAACTACGCGTATCTCCCCGCGTTCTTCGCCGAGCACGGGGTGCACGTGGTGGCGTCGCTCCCGCACTACCGCCAGAAGAACACCGACACCCAGCGCGGCGACGGCGTGTTCGAGGAGTCGGTCACCGCGCTGCGGCGGCTGAACGCGCTGGGGTACGGGAAGCCGGGGACGGGGCTGGTGCTGGACCTGGTCACCAACCCCGTGGGCACCTTCCTGCCGGGGAACCAGAAGGCGCTCGAGGCGGAGTGGAAGCGGCAGATGCTGCGGCTGTACGGCGTGGAGTTCAACGCGCTGTACACCATCACCAACATGCCCATCTCCCGGTTCCTGCAGTTCCTGGAAGAGTCCGGCCAGCTCGGCGAGTACATGGAGCGGCTCGCCACCGCCTTCAACCCCGCCGCCGCCGCGGGGGTGATGTGCCGCAACACGCTCTCCGTGGGCTGGGACGGCACGCTCTACGACTGCGACTTCAACCAGATGCTGGAGATGCCGGTGCACCCGCGCGCTCCGCGCACGGTGTTCGACTTCGACGCCGATGCGCTGAACCGCCGCGAGATCGTGCTCGGCCCGCACTGCTTCGGCTGCACCGCCGGCGCCGGCTCCAGCTGCGGCGGCGCCACGGTGTGA
- a CDS encoding DsbA family oxidoreductase produces MIIDLFADIACPWCWIGERRLKRALEARGVEATVRWRPYMLQRNLPPEGIAWSELVEKKFGGWERARPMFAHVANAGAPEGLRYDFESIQRAPNTRDAHRVVLLAQEHGRVWEVADALFSAYFAEGRDINDPEVLVDVASRAGLDAELVREMLASGRFAGDVDATQEVADTSGVNGVPLAVFEGKFGVSGAQPLEVFNLAIDRALGGTAEAA; encoded by the coding sequence ATGATCATCGACCTGTTCGCGGACATCGCGTGTCCGTGGTGCTGGATCGGGGAGCGGCGGCTGAAGCGGGCGCTGGAGGCGCGCGGGGTCGAGGCCACGGTGCGGTGGCGGCCGTACATGCTGCAGCGCAACCTGCCGCCCGAGGGGATCGCCTGGAGCGAGCTGGTGGAGAAGAAGTTCGGCGGATGGGAGCGCGCCCGGCCGATGTTCGCGCACGTCGCGAACGCGGGCGCGCCCGAGGGGCTGCGCTACGACTTCGAATCCATCCAGCGCGCCCCCAACACCCGTGACGCGCACCGCGTAGTGCTGCTGGCACAGGAGCACGGCCGCGTGTGGGAGGTGGCCGACGCGCTCTTCTCCGCCTACTTCGCCGAGGGGCGCGACATCAACGACCCCGAGGTGCTGGTGGACGTGGCCTCGCGCGCGGGGCTGGACGCGGAGCTCGTGCGCGAGATGCTGGCGTCCGGCCGCTTCGCCGGCGACGTGGACGCCACGCAGGAGGTGGCCGACACCTCCGGCGTGAACGGCGTGCCGCTGGCCGTCTTCGAGGGAAAGTTCGGCGTTTCCGGCGCGCAGCCGCTGGAGGTGTTCAACCTGGCCATCGACCGCGCGCTCGGCGGAACGGCGGAAGCGGCCTGA
- a CDS encoding TVP38/TMEM64 family protein: MSVPAAVETDADGPAAAPPGGGRWKKLLLVATIIAIVAAFFLLGGHEYLRLGALKANRARLLDFTHRHYAAVLVGAMVAYVVLTALSIPDAVVFSLALGLLFGRWVGTAMVVGAATVGATLAFLAARYLFADAARRRMGPRMQRIARGFEEDAFGYLLFLRMVPLFPFWLVNLVPAFTPVTTRTYVAATAVGIIPGSFVFCNLGARLATIESTGDLFDRQTLLALALLGVSALVPIAWKKIRNRHSGATP, translated from the coding sequence GTGAGCGTCCCCGCGGCGGTCGAGACGGACGCGGACGGTCCCGCGGCGGCACCCCCGGGCGGCGGGCGGTGGAAGAAGCTCTTGCTCGTTGCCACGATCATCGCCATCGTCGCCGCGTTCTTCCTGCTGGGCGGGCACGAGTACCTGCGCCTGGGCGCGCTGAAGGCCAACCGCGCGCGGCTGCTGGACTTCACCCACCGCCACTACGCCGCGGTGCTGGTGGGGGCGATGGTGGCGTACGTGGTGCTGACGGCGCTCAGCATTCCCGACGCGGTGGTGTTCTCGCTCGCGCTCGGGCTGCTGTTCGGGAGATGGGTGGGGACGGCGATGGTGGTGGGGGCGGCGACGGTGGGCGCCACGCTGGCGTTCCTGGCCGCACGCTACCTGTTCGCGGACGCGGCGCGGCGGCGGATGGGGCCGCGGATGCAGCGCATCGCGCGGGGGTTCGAGGAAGATGCGTTCGGGTATCTGCTCTTCCTGCGCATGGTTCCCCTCTTCCCCTTCTGGCTGGTGAACCTGGTGCCGGCCTTCACCCCGGTGACCACGCGCACCTACGTGGCCGCCACCGCCGTGGGCATCATCCCCGGCAGCTTCGTGTTCTGCAACCTGGGCGCGCGCCTGGCCACCATCGAGAGCACCGGCGACCTGTTCGACCGGCAGACGCTGCTGGCGCTGGCGCTGCTCGGGGTGAGCGCGCTGGTCCCCATCGCCTGGAAGAAGATCCGCAACCGACACTCCGGAGCCACACCATGA
- a CDS encoding DUF1499 domain-containing protein, with the protein MTDDLAARPAPGTLGRTLAILALVLGAAGFLMVVLAGPGSRLGWWDFVTGLRTMFKYGAYLGIFAVVVAIAAMLVVRRGPGRGALVMAAIALLLGLAAWYFPWSFRRHAMGVPPIHDITTDFTNPPDLTYSRMLRDTSGGKLNNWMYEGDSVAAQQRKAYPDIQPVMLAMNPDQAYRAAMRTARDMGWEIVVNDPAGRRIEAVDETRWFGFKDDVSIRVKPASGISRVDIRSVSRVGRSDVGKNAERIRAYIARLKQNNRREVADTA; encoded by the coding sequence ATGACCGACGACCTTGCCGCCCGCCCCGCGCCCGGCACCCTGGGGCGCACCCTGGCCATCCTGGCGCTGGTGCTGGGAGCGGCGGGCTTCCTGATGGTGGTGCTGGCCGGCCCCGGCTCGCGGCTGGGGTGGTGGGACTTCGTCACCGGCCTGCGCACCATGTTCAAGTATGGCGCGTACCTCGGCATCTTCGCCGTGGTCGTGGCCATCGCGGCCATGCTGGTGGTGCGGCGCGGGCCGGGGCGGGGCGCGCTGGTGATGGCGGCGATCGCGCTGCTCCTGGGGCTGGCGGCGTGGTACTTCCCGTGGAGCTTCCGGCGGCACGCGATGGGGGTGCCGCCCATCCACGACATCACCACCGACTTCACCAACCCGCCGGATCTCACCTACTCGCGGATGCTGCGCGACACCAGCGGCGGCAAGCTGAACAACTGGATGTACGAGGGAGATTCGGTCGCCGCGCAGCAGCGGAAGGCGTATCCCGACATCCAGCCGGTGATGCTGGCGATGAACCCCGACCAGGCCTACCGCGCGGCGATGCGTACCGCGCGCGACATGGGGTGGGAGATCGTGGTGAACGACCCCGCCGGCCGCCGCATCGAGGCGGTGGACGAGACGCGGTGGTTCGGCTTCAAGGACGACGTCTCCATCCGCGTGAAGCCCGCCTCGGGCATCTCGCGCGTGGACATCCGCTCGGTCAGCCGCGTAGGCCGCAGCGACGTGGGCAAGAACGCCGAGCGCATCCGCGCGTACATCGCCCGTCTCAAACAGAACAATCGGCGCGAGGTGGCGGATACGGCGTGA
- a CDS encoding arsenosugar biosynthesis-associated peroxidase-like protein, whose translation MHEHYYNARDLPRFGEIGRDAPELAEKFFAWYNAVFAEGALTEREKSLIALAVAHAVQCPYCIDAYSSDCLQKGADTEQMTEAVHVAAAIRGGASLVHGIQMRNRAEGLGM comes from the coding sequence ATGCACGAGCACTATTACAACGCGCGGGATTTGCCGCGGTTCGGGGAGATCGGGAGGGACGCGCCGGAGCTGGCGGAGAAGTTCTTCGCCTGGTACAACGCGGTCTTCGCCGAGGGCGCGCTGACGGAGCGGGAGAAGAGCCTGATCGCGCTGGCGGTGGCGCACGCGGTGCAGTGCCCGTACTGCATCGACGCGTACAGCTCCGACTGCCTGCAGAAGGGCGCCGACACCGAGCAGATGACCGAGGCGGTGCACGTAGCGGCGGCCATCCGCGGCGGCGCGTCGCTTGTCCACGGCATCCAGATGCGGAACCGGGCGGAGGGATTGGGGATGTAG
- a CDS encoding methyl-accepting chemotaxis protein, with protein MKPFFRAAARALAGLSLLALVVSTVTALFGSTGSGEALSVLSFAAVAYVYLLVGWWAYQRSSGTAAGPAFLIHAASWALLLPEVARWNAAGPQPAGWYAVYALGAFLNGVSLIHFAAALAFPRAVDRWLRAFAGVYAAALLLALVSVAAAFAGAEPVARFLDVGVRKHGLDLVAFWGSIPLLVYGILGTRVPRVRRQLGWAAASVAVGLGPGWLHNVPGVHAALAAQALPGLAVDALFWVLLPLGFAYAIVRYNLFDEGRLRARAQEVSLELLRSGNVDEVARRATEALHHDFDLASASVWVLDDAGLPVQMGGDAGAGDARAVERVLRGEMAETDASVLVYPLRYRGAVEAALWMERGFGEGFEEGHRSYLGMVEPQLALALHLRRVDDRVRVAAEELTALAREVDQVAAELRVTGESVTAAVQEVSMGSTRQTEDFRRIAGAIAGLRAASKEIATRLSSADRFGGETLERSEQAGADVEMLVERVKDGARRLSLVAGEVVSLRERGGEIGSISDAIREVAEQTNLLALNAAIEAARAGEHGRGFAVVADEVRKLAETSAGSAERIGVLVEQVLAQIGRVADDVTGTRADIVEGAEGADRAAVALRESITQVARLRAEIAEVASLTAGATEQNETIADAVTRATDISEQNAAAAEETAAATEQQLASLESVAASVKELSTLGGKMFELLKADVPQRDASSPPPPPPPGEDAAGVLRFRAIRPGAPA; from the coding sequence ATGAAGCCGTTCTTCCGCGCCGCCGCAAGGGCGCTCGCCGGTCTCTCGCTGCTCGCGCTCGTCGTCTCCACCGTCACCGCGCTGTTCGGCAGCACGGGGAGCGGCGAGGCGCTGTCCGTGCTGTCGTTCGCCGCCGTCGCCTACGTCTACCTGCTGGTCGGCTGGTGGGCGTACCAGCGCTCCAGCGGCACCGCGGCCGGGCCGGCGTTCCTGATCCACGCCGCGTCGTGGGCGCTCCTGCTGCCGGAGGTCGCGCGCTGGAACGCGGCGGGGCCGCAGCCGGCCGGGTGGTACGCGGTTTACGCGCTGGGCGCCTTCCTGAACGGCGTCTCGCTCATCCACTTCGCCGCCGCGCTGGCGTTCCCGCGCGCGGTGGACCGCTGGCTGCGCGCGTTCGCCGGGGTGTACGCGGCGGCGCTGCTGCTGGCGCTGGTCTCCGTCGCCGCGGCGTTCGCGGGGGCCGAGCCGGTCGCGCGCTTCCTGGACGTGGGGGTGCGCAAGCACGGGCTGGACCTGGTCGCCTTCTGGGGATCGATCCCGCTCCTCGTCTACGGAATCCTGGGCACCCGCGTTCCCCGCGTCCGCAGGCAGCTGGGGTGGGCGGCGGCGTCGGTCGCGGTGGGGCTGGGGCCCGGGTGGCTGCACAACGTTCCCGGCGTGCACGCGGCGCTGGCCGCGCAGGCGCTGCCGGGACTGGCGGTGGACGCGCTCTTCTGGGTGCTGCTGCCGCTGGGCTTCGCGTACGCCATCGTGCGCTACAACCTGTTCGACGAGGGGCGGCTGCGGGCGCGGGCGCAGGAGGTGTCGCTGGAGCTGCTGCGCTCGGGAAACGTGGACGAGGTCGCGCGCAGGGCCACCGAGGCGCTGCACCACGACTTCGACCTGGCCTCGGCTTCCGTCTGGGTGCTGGACGATGCCGGGCTGCCCGTGCAGATGGGCGGCGACGCGGGGGCGGGCGATGCGCGGGCGGTGGAGCGCGTGCTGCGCGGGGAGATGGCGGAGACGGATGCGTCGGTCCTCGTCTACCCGCTCCGCTACCGGGGCGCGGTGGAGGCGGCGCTGTGGATGGAGCGCGGCTTCGGCGAGGGGTTCGAGGAGGGACACCGCAGCTACCTGGGGATGGTGGAGCCGCAGCTCGCCCTGGCCCTGCACCTGCGCCGCGTGGACGACCGCGTGCGTGTGGCCGCCGAGGAGCTGACGGCGCTGGCGCGTGAAGTCGATCAGGTCGCCGCCGAGCTGCGGGTGACGGGCGAGAGCGTGACCGCCGCGGTGCAGGAAGTCAGCATGGGATCGACGCGGCAGACGGAGGACTTCCGCCGCATCGCGGGCGCCATCGCCGGGCTGCGCGCCGCCAGCAAGGAGATCGCGACGCGGCTGTCGAGCGCCGACCGCTTCGGCGGCGAGACGCTGGAGCGCTCGGAGCAGGCCGGCGCCGACGTGGAGATGCTGGTGGAGCGGGTGAAGGACGGCGCGCGCCGCCTCTCCCTCGTGGCCGGCGAGGTCGTCTCGCTGCGCGAGCGCGGCGGCGAGATCGGCTCCATCTCCGACGCCATCCGCGAGGTGGCCGAGCAGACCAACCTGCTCGCGCTGAACGCGGCCATCGAGGCGGCGCGCGCGGGCGAGCACGGCCGCGGCTTCGCGGTCGTCGCCGACGAGGTGCGCAAGCTGGCGGAGACGAGCGCCGGGAGCGCCGAGCGCATCGGCGTGCTGGTGGAGCAGGTGCTGGCGCAGATCGGCCGCGTGGCCGACGACGTGACCGGCACGCGCGCCGACATCGTGGAGGGCGCGGAGGGCGCCGACCGCGCCGCCGTGGCGCTGCGCGAGAGCATCACCCAGGTGGCCCGTCTGCGCGCGGAGATCGCCGAGGTCGCGTCGCTCACGGCGGGCGCCACGGAGCAGAACGAGACCATCGCGGACGCCGTCACCCGCGCCACCGACATCAGCGAGCAGAACGCCGCGGCGGCCGAGGAGACCGCGGCGGCCACCGAGCAGCAGCTGGCGTCACTGGAGAGCGTGGCCGCGAGCGTGAAGGAGCTGTCGACGCTGGGCGGGAAGATGTTCGAGCTGCTGAAGGCCGACGTCCCCCAGCGCGACGCATCTTCGCCTCCGCCTCCGCCGCCGCCGGGGGAGGACGCGGCGGGCGTGCTGCGCTTCCGGGCGATCCGTCCCGGCGCGCCGGCGTGA